The Malus sylvestris chromosome 3, drMalSylv7.2, whole genome shotgun sequence genomic sequence attttatgcTTAAATGACCCGAACAGATCCTTTGAAGGTCGAGTTGTAGCCGTTTTTGGTGAATAAAATATTGTTTCGGCTACAAGTGAAGTGATGAGtagtttttatattatatatttaatcatattcttagtatattttggttattatttGGGAAGAATTTTAATACTTTAAATTGTAAATATAAGACTTTTGATTTCCTCTAGAGCAAAACGTaatcaaatggatgaattttggaataATTCCAGTTGGAGAACATtggtgagtcacttagcttggtCATGTCAAAATATCATATTTTCCACCGAGTAGTTATTTTCTGGCAATAGAATGAATGAGTAGTGCACGGTGCTAGAAAATTGACTTTTGGTCTTAATTGGGagttttggagcccaagatggcCTATTTTGGTTTCAGCCCCTTCTGGAGATGTATTTAAAACGATCTGATCTTTAAAACAAGCTATCATTAAGGATGGCAACATATCGGTTTGGGGACAAAAATGTTATATCCATTCCATAACCACgaaaattaaccatatccataaccacaaattaaccatcgggtattatccataaccatacccaCCGGATAACGGATTTCACATCGGTTAACAGTTATATCCATCTTcgttaatacaaaaaatatattcgcCTAATTGACGAAtgataatttagtaaatattaattttgtcattaaatatttgatgtataaaatgatttaaTTAATGGATCTTGtggaacataaaaattaaagctaaacattgataatgttggttgtaattcatctttaatattatttaactctttgacaaaaaaaaagaagataatgtTGGTTGATCTTTGATATCTTGCATAAATACTATAAAATTCTCATAGATTTTGATTCATATCAAAACTTTTGAACTTTACCACAAAATGCAACTCACACAATGTAATTTTTGTATTCCCAAGGTAATGGATTCGGTGAATAAtgaatatacatacatatatatatatatatgtatatatattattcggTTCGGATTTGGGTACAAATATGGATTAGGGACCCCTATGaccatatccaaaaccataaccgaaTAATATTCATGGTTTTTCCCCATACTCAAAATATACCCGAATTTTCATACCCAAATCCAATCAATTCAGACGGTTATCCACAATTATCGAGTTTAATGGTTAAAATTGTCATCCCTAGCTATCATGGGCCAGATTTGGAAGATATTTGAGGCTAAAACGTGGTTGGTAAGTTCCTTTACAGATTCTCCTAGCTTAATTAggactttattttctagtatattttattattatttcctAGTTGGAACAAAAGACTTTTATTTAGGGATTATGCGATAGCTTATGTAAAGGATATAAGGCTTTGGCCAGCCCTAGTTTTTCTActttctcttttatgcaactttggagatAGGAAATTGGTTAGGGTTCTTGAAGAATTTCAGACTTttactttaaggtgttttcattctttttcttcataataatattttctaatattttaattatgactatgcgtaactaattcgtTTTGCTAGGGcaaagccttgagccttagcatgaatatgtaaatttttatttgattgctTAGGATTGATCGCATGTATGCTTTGACTTATTGATCACTGTGCTTaaactgtcacatcccggcccgagcccCACCACATCCGGGGCTCGACCCCGCCTTaccacgatattgtccgctttgggcccccaccacatcttgggaatgctctgggccccttctcgcttaacttcggagttcatacagaacccgaagccaatgagctcccaaaacgcctcgtgctaggtagagatgagaatatacatataaggcttacaggatctactcccctaggcgatgtgggatgttacatgaactatctaattgtcttaatgttggatcaccattaggatctttagaaaagtaatttgatgcaattttggtcggaacgTTCCCTGAAATTAAcgttggcttcttgtggttgataattgtaatttcacttaagatgaacaccatgacttaagggttgcatggtttttcaaatgttttcacaaaaaataatgAGTCcctcatgttcatatttgattcgAACGTCTGGccggattgcatgttagatatacgttcgattttggaggttccaagtagaatatatattaggaaaacctaaccttcaaagtgccATGTTtatatcataagtaattggtaaaaatacaTAAGATTGCTAGGTGAaggcggaaccctagtgcttttataaattggtatttaaaactcttttcttttatcGTATTAATTTTGGGCGAGTTTACTaattctttttaattaaaatttgtttttaatattacccaaattcaaaatctcatttctcaatttgttaattttaagtagttaattaggaattgtttttacataaattatttaaatagtcgttgtggagaacgaccttgcatgagcatttatactacaaaatCATTGTAATCTTGCaatattttgtgtgattttaacCTTCTTTTTGTAGgtactaaaaatcctatcacAAAGCTAAAAGGAAGGGAAGATTTGTACTCTAAAAAAGGGTAATGCTatggagattaaatttgtagactaaattttgaaaattaaaggacatggaagttgatgattgatttattacttaaacgttgataaatgtgctcattcctattggtgacacatcatttagtttataaatttagtttcCAAATTTAGTCACTCTAGCATTACCCTCTTAAAAATAAATAGCTACGTACAAGGGTACAAGCCTCCACTTTAAATGAAACCAACAAAGAACAACGAAATAAGGAGGCTTCTCCAAACGAAtaaatcataatttattgacTGATATTGATTTTGGAGGCAATTAGCAAGATTTTTAACTGTATTATCCCTTGAATAATCGCCAAGAAGGTATAATCAGAAATTTTTTTGTCATCAAGATGTATGTAGTtttgttaaaaatataaaaaactgaTTTGACTAAAAAGTATACAAAATTGATTCTACGTGTATGGATAACAGGTTGGATGGATTCTAGAAATAAAGGATACGAACTTATTCTATATATAATTCTGTAAAAATGGTCAATGAGGATTTGAGCTGATGACACACACTAATTTCTTGAAAGTTGTATGAGTGCTATAATAATAAACATAATTGTTTAGGGTATGACTAATATTTTAACAAATTCTTTCCATATTTTAGGTTATTGTTTTTGTCTCTCCTAGAAATGTTTAAAAACTAGGGGAGTtgaaatatttatatatttttgtctcCATATGTAAGGCTTCCGAAAAACaacttaaacaaattaaatgcCGTTTaccaaagaaaataaacaaattaaatgtCTACCCAAATAATACGTAACAGGTATATCAGGGATTTGGTGGCGTGATTTTGTGAACAACCAAAATTTTTTGATATCATTTATCCTATACGGCATTATATTCCAAATTGTAAagggattttaaaattttcaattattgAAATGACCACATAGATCAAATATTGAAGCTATCAGATTAGAAGTAGTTAACAAGAAATGCAATCCTTCATTATTATATCAAATTTATTATTCTCTTATGACAAGAGAAGAATACATCAAGAGCGCAATACTTTGGCAATTGCTGCAGCCACATAAGCAACGTCATGGAGAGCTTGGCTTTCGTCTTTGAAAGGACTGCTGCCGCTGGAAAAACCTCTTTCGCATGAATCTGCGTTTGTGACGACATTAGTCATGGCTAGCTCTGCTGACTTATAATCATCTTTAGGGAAAGCTTCAACGGCTTGAGGAATATGAAGATGAAAAATATCGGAAGTTTCTTGCGGGTGTAATTCCCGGCTCTCTATCTATCAGCTCCTCGACTCGGAGATTTGCTTCGTGTGCCTTAACCCTAACTGCATCAACCATTATGATGCCTAAGCCCTTGACATCTGCTTCGGCGCTTCGAGGGTCTGATTGAAGTGTAGAGACACAAAGATCGGGATATAGTGTTTGGTTGCATGTTTGTGCGATCAGATTGGCATCCATTGGAAAGAAGATCGTCAGCCTGTTCCAGTGGCTAGTTGGAAGAAAGACAACTAGACAAACAATTTGAATGAGAAATATCAGTGTTTTTGTTGAAGGAGAGTTCGAATTATTCatcatcttttcttttctggtgCGCACAGAAAAATAGGGTAAACTTTAGGACTTCAGTATTTTGTGGTTGGCTTATAGAATAGCAATACAGGAAGGCTAAACTAGGATAGAAATCTTATCACATCAAAACCCAATCAGAGTTATGTCAACATAATTccttaaaagttaaaataatgaaacctaaattttaataaaatgacATAAAACAAAATcccttaataaataaaatattttccttttttattttcggATCGGATTAATCTACAAGAGCCCAGTATGAGATCTTCATCAATATTAATTGGTGGTGTCACAATCACTTTATATAGAGAGTAAATCAATCGGAATTTTGTACACAAGGGCCAGTTTGGTGAGTTAGCTAGGATAGGtgattttcttttgaaaataagTACAATATTCATTAATTAGGTAGAATACGTACAATGAAAGGGAATAGAATGTTAACAATGGGTTTCGATAAAAATCTTACCAGGATTTCAACCTGGTCGTAGGGAAAATAGAGCATCCCGCACCAAATTAAAGAGTAAGACCTTTGTATTATCCATATGTGGTTCTTCTATTTGTTTGGATTAATTATATGGACTGGATTTAAGTCCAATTGAGTCTCATCCTTAGTGTTTCCCCAAACAATGGATTGAGATTAAAGCTTAACCAATCCCTACTAATCTTATCTCTAAGGGCCAATATCATCTAGTGTACAAATCGAGCTCCAAATTCTTTTACTCATGTGGAGTGCCGAAAGGATGGAGATTGGACAAGTTCTTAGAAAGAAATAATATGATTATAAACGATATTCGAAATTTTACAACTTCTTGTACAAGTGTGGATCACATTTAGAGGTTTTGCCGTATTTTTCTAAGTTAGAATTGCAATATGGAAGCAAGTGGTAAATTCTACTGATAATTAGggcattatttttcaatttattgcGTTCgacttcaaatatttttttttttaataaagtttAGACTAGACATTTTcgcttgtaataaaaaaaattgcgaTACTAAAAATCATATTTTGAGCTTTAAATGACTCGAGCGGGTCTTTGAAGATCGAGCTCTAGCCCTTTTAAAAGGAAGgatagtttttttattattattattatttaaaaaaaagagaaagaaaaagaggaaggatAGATTCGTACTCTTAAAAATCAATTGCTACTTCCAAGGGGAAAAGGATTCTCTCCGGATCTCTTTATACATAATTCACCAAGTTCGGGATCCgaaatgttgaaatttgattcaacggctataactattataactttaaaaagatctcctgtttgtagtcgttagatcaaatttcaacggttcgGATCACGGACTTTGTAGATTAGGTGGAAagggatctggagaggatccctttcccttaCAAGGCTACATGCCTCCACTTTTACGTGAAACCAacaaagaacaatgaaattagGAGGTTTCTCAAAACGAATAAATCATGACCTATTGACTGATATATAGATTTTGGAGGCAATTAGGaagaatttgatttttttttttttttatcccttGAATAATCACTGAAGTAGTACAATAACAAATCGTTTTGTCATTCATATTTATGAAACAAACCTACGGTGTTAccataatatatttatatgagcTGTGTATTTGTCAATGTGATTGTTTTTCTGTATGTTCCCAATATAGTTGGAGTTGTAAAATCTCTTAGTATGACAGCCTTCAAGTATGCATGTAATTATCCAACACCCAAATAGGATGTGCATAATCTGCTAGTATTTGTagtaatttttaatttcttttgcgGTTTTAATTGTGAAGTCTTTAtaagagtatttttttttaatatagtaAGTTTACGGTGGACAAAATCTTTGGAATGCTCACCATACACTTAATCAATTGACACATGTCATTTCACTTAATCTTGGTTATTTTtttgggagcatttttgctcaccatcataaactatggtgtatgctcaccatacatctaatcaattgacacgtgtcatttcacttaatcttggttaatttttttcaaaattgaaaaactaacatttaatgtgaaagttaactagagtTAAGTGAAATGACAAGTGTCAATTGATTAgatgtatggtgagcatacaccatagtttatggtggtgagcaaaaatattccctattttttttcaaaattgaaaaactaacctttaatgtgaaagttaactagagttaagtaaaatgacacgtgtcaattgattagatgtatggtgagcatacaccatagtttatggtggtgagcaaaaatgctccctatAACAATTAGCTATATACACAAATAACAAGAATTTAAATTTAGGAATttccaaacaaagaaaaaaaacttgaacAAATTAAATGCCGTTGaccacaaaaattgaaaaaaataaatgtctACCTAATTAATCCGTAAGCagtcatataggggactttttgATATATGATTTCCGGAGGCATTTAAAAGTTGAAGAGGTTTACAAAGGTGCTTGGGTAAATGCTTTTGAAGGTGTTTATGTTGTTTCAAATTTCACCTGAACGAGGGAATATGGCATTTTTATGGCTGTTATCAACGATTGAGATGTTTTAAGAGGTAGCAATGAACTCACAGTAAAAGTGTGTTTCATTTTTGTAAAGGGCAAACCGAGTTTGAATGTGATGAAGGATACCGACCATGGTCACTAAACTCGCCAAATCTAGTGAAATTACAATGCTAGCATTAACAATGGATAAAAATAAATGGAAACAATTTAGTCTGTTTTCGTTTTATGTTAGCCAATTTATAGAACGGCTTAAAATAGAAGATTTAGTAATCATTTTTTGATTTACTGAAAACTATACAAACTGATTATACTAAAAAGTATATAAAACTGATTCTACATGTTTTTGAAACAGAttctagaaaagaaaaaaaaattatcgagGACGGGTTTGACTGATGGCATGTATGTAGTTTTGTTAAATATATACAAAATGACTCTACTAAAAGTATGTAAACTGATTCTTCCAAAAGGTATACAAAACTGATTTCATAAAAATAGTCAATGAGAGGTTGGActaatgacatatatataattttgttgAAAATACATATACAAACTGATTCTATTGAAATAATACAAATTAATCTTACTAAAAAGTACATAGAACTGATTCTACATATATTTAtgctgattctgcaaaaataatCAAGGATAGATTGAATTGATGGCATGTGAGTAGTGAGCACACACCTTTGAAGATCCATTATCAACGTAGCCAAAGCTCTGATCAAGATTAGAGAGTCCAAGAAACTCATCCATATAACACTGTGGAACAGTCCTAGCTGCAGAACCCCCAGTAAACGACATCCCCCCGACAACATCGAGCAGCGTCGCCTTGCACTCCACCGGCAATGGGTTTTGCGTTTCACATCTAGACACAGACCCAGACTCAGACCCAGAACGTGACTTCACCGTAGAATAAGATGCACCAACACCAACAACCACCCCATCACCGTTGCTGGAATCCGGCTGAGTCGGCTCAGGCCCAACCTTGATTCCGGTAAGCAAAAACCTACAGTGAGCTGATACGAAGCTATTGGCCGTGTGAACGGCAACATCACATTTTCTACAGAGCAAAGCTCGATCTTCTAAGCAGAAAAAGTACCCAACcctgttggagaacaattcagaaataaacaaaaataacagaaattctaatactttattaaccaaaatatacttgcTATACAAAACGAAAATTACAcaataaatacataaattaatgttgctaacttgattacagaaggtagaggctagcgtaaaagttatgtccttcgaacagtaTTTTCGTCACACTCatgtgcttgtggttctataACGTTTTCTCGACCAGAATtcaactacctaattctacaaTCCGCACTGGATTCTAGAACTCTAgctaattttctttttgtgtgtttactctctagAAAATTCGTACAGAAGGAAAGAGCAAGAAAAGATAATCCATTTGGAAACTGTGATTGCAGATATATTGGCTATTTCACACCCTTTCAAATGCTTGTTCAGTGTATTTGAAGGTACACAACTCTTTCTAAGAGCTGTGTCttttaattaaaacatttttaattaataaattaattgaaaacttaatacaaaaattaaaattaatcaatcagattaattttaaattccaaggcccttgtcttgattaattaatattaattgtatttaggctatattatacaagcctaatccacacaatCATAAGGCCCAAGCCTTCAATCCATTTCCAAATGGCTCATGTTGTAATTACTAGACTAAAGCATTAAATCTATATAAAGGCCTTTGGGAATCTTTTTTTtcccaatgtgggacaagagtctcaaaacttccaacaaCTGCCTCTGCAAATCATCatctaaaaaattaaagcaaAACCCAATtcgaattttgtgtttttacaatcAAATTCCTCAACTCTTTCGTTGTGGGATTCGAATCATTGAAGTTTACCTGGCAGATATCGCATTTGGGTATGTGGGAGCAAGGCTAGTCCTAAGTTTTTTGGTGTCCAATGTGAAAACTCAAAATGTGCCCTTTTTTAATACGGAAACATATgtttaaaaaaacatatttaaCGAGGGCTGGAACCCAGTCGAAGCTGGGGGGGGTCTAGGCCCTCAATCCCAAATTATATTACTTGAGAAAATATACAACGGGGAGGACATAGTACTTAAACCCTGACAATCAAAAGTACAACCATATACAACCACTCTTAGCAAAGCTCCTTGAAATTTCAAGCTTTAAGAAATTGTCTTCTGGCATTTTTTGAAgtaaaatcatcaattatatcatcatactccaagtcttcaatctcaTCATTTTCAAATCATAAGATTGCTAATCCGTTTAGCCTATCTTGAGTCATAGTGGTCCGCAAGTAagattttaataatttcaattttgaaaaacttctttCTGCAGATGTCACGGTCACGGGTACAGTCGATATGATCTTGCTCGTATGATTATAGTGCATGGTTACCCGTTCAGCATGGTTGATAATGTTGGATTCAAAGTTTTTGTGAAGAGCCTTCAGCCATCATTTGAGGTTGTTCCAAATAATGATGTTGAACAGTTTTTTATGGAAATTTATAAGAAGGAAAAACATCAAGTGTATGAGATGCTTAATAGTTTGCACGGCAGAATTAACCTTTCTGTTGAAATGTGGTCTTCTCCAGAAAACGTTGAGTACCTGTATTTGACGGCACACTATATTGATGAGGACTGGAAACTACAAAAGAAAATTCTGAATTTTGTCACACTTGAATCTACTCATACGGAGGACTTGCTTTCAGAAGTAGTTATACAAATTAAATGCCGTTTaccaaagaaaataaacaaattaaatgtCTACCCAAATATTACATAACAGGTATATCGGAGATTTGGTGGCGTGATTTTGTGAACAacctaaatttattaatatcttTTACTGAAAATATAACTTTAGCCCTTGAAACTCAAGTTTCTTTACATAAAATCCGACATAGtctttttatttgaataaaacccaatgactaggctccacataagcaaattcattaattttgtttgcCTTTACACATTTTGCATTTTTCAGATGCCTAAAATAACCCTAATTACAGTTTTGATGTAGACATTTAATTCTATGCAGATTTGAAGGGAgagattaatgaaaaaaaatgtattaatGTTTATAATCATTGcaataatatatcaaaacaaATTGTATGTTAAGGTAAAAAAGAACTAATAATGTTATACTTTCCTTAAGAtttcgtaatttttttttaaatttgcataaaattagacaattttaatttaatcttgTCATTTTCTTACCAAATGAAAATCTGAAAGAGCAccataaaataatttacctatatttaaaaaatataggtaaattatttggaCATGTGTATTAGTAATAAATTTGCCCTATATATGTAATGATACACGCAAAATAATTAACTCTAGGGTACCCTCTTGGATGATTGTATGTCGTCTTCTTGACATTAATAAAATTGCTATCGTttcaactcaaaaaaaaaaaaaaacttataaaataaaaaatgttatttgattcaaaataaattcatccatattttatataataatataggtaaattattgcacacatatatattagtagtaaaatgtgcccaatatacataataatacatgaaaataattcacctacaaataaggaaatttgattaaaaaataaaatatctactactttttgtttatgaacttcaatttttttttatattacaaacataatgtacctacaatataatttacctattgttttataagaaaataatgtatctactgttttattttttattttttttttgtcgaatatGTACTGTTTTATTTTAATGGAGATAATTTGTCTTGGTTTAGTTTTTACGAAATAATTTAGGCACTATTTAActttaccaaaataatggagctactattttaatttacctacaaaataaatgctatttgattcaaaattaattttcttatattttacatataaatatagataaattatttttaacaagCATATAtgataacaaacaaaaaatgcctaatgtatgtaataatctaggtaaaataatttacctacaacataAAAGAATATTAATTGGTTCTTGGTTgtttttatcaaataatattattatttgatgCAAAATAACTAATTGTacaaaggattttttttttccatacgAAAAATGTGCCCATAATTGTTTATGAACATGACtaaatgtatgtatgtatatatatatatatatatatatatattcctaatATTTATCATACAAGAAGGGTAAAATTTCCATATGGGGTTAATTGCTAATCATAATTAGGGtgagtaataatatttattgacaTAATTAGAGTtttgtggcataagttgtaaatatgtGATCATAATTGGTTACATATTTGTCTACATGGTActctatttgaaatttgggttttatttggatgtttaatattatgtgggtttttgtttggaaaatagGAGTTTCAAAGGTCTTTTTCTAAAGAACCCTATCTTTTATCCTATATGCATTATATTCCAAATTGTAAagggattttaaaattttcaattatttaaatgACTACATAGATCAAATATTGACGCCATCAAATTAGATGTAGTTAACAAGAAATCCAATCCTTCATTATTATATCAAATTTATTATTCTCTTATGACAAGAGAAGACTACATCAAGAGCGCAATACTTTGGCAATTGCTGCAGCCACATAAGCAACATCATGGACAGCTTGGCTTTGCTCTTTGAAAGGACTGCCGCCGGAAAAACCTCTTTCGCATGAATCTGCGTTTGCGACGACATTAGTCATGGCTAGCTCTGCTGACTTATAGTCACCTTTAGGGAAAGCTTCAACAGCTTGAGGAATATCAAGTTGGAAAATATCGGAGTAGTTAAATCTGCAGTTACTTGCGGCTACATTTCCCAGCTCTTTATCGACCAGCTCCTCGACTAGGAGATCAGCTTCGCGTGCCTTAGCCTTAACTGCATCAACCATTATGATGCCTAAGCCCTTGACATCTGCTTTGGCGCTTCGAGGGTCTGATTGAAGTGTAGAGACGCAAAGATCGGGATATGGTGTTTGGTTGCATGTTTGTGCGATCAGATTGGCATCCATTGGAAAGAAGACCGTCAGCCTATTGCAGTGGCTAGTTGGAAGAAAGACAACTAGACAAACAATTTGAATGAGAAATATCAGTGCTTTTGTTGAAGGATAGTTCGAATtattcttcatcttttcttttctggtgCGCACAGAAAAATAGGGTAAACTTTAGGACTTCGGTATTTTGTGGTTGGCTTATAGAATATGGGGCGTATATATAGCAATACAGGAAGGCTAAACCAGGATAGAAATCTTATCACATCAAAACCCAATCAGAGTTATGTCAACATAATtccttaaaagttaaaacaaagaaacgtaaattttaataaaatgacatatataaacaaaatccctaagtaaaaaaaatattttccttttttattctcGGACCGGATACAAGAACCCAGTATGAGATCTTCATCAATATTAATTGGTGGTGTCACAATCACTTTATATAGATAGTAAATCAATCGGATTTTTGTACACAATGACCAGTTTGGTGAGCTAGCTAGGATAGGTGATTTTCTTTTGAGAATAAGTATGATATTCATTAATCAGGTAGAacattgttgaccctaaaaactaccaagcctacatgacgttcaggccgagtaactaatgagctaactacgtccttcggttgtatgcgggggtgccaactcgtcggccgagctcggccgaggagtaaaatgtgtgGATGCGGCGTTGGGCACTCTgatgacttctcgatcttgcgattgaggccgaggaaggaacacttctcggccttcgggttctagagcctgaagacaaggttgctagttctacgaagttcaatatcaaatttggctttcaatgtgccgaatgtagtaacttgtaacacctcacttcgccgagaaggctaatcagatgacctctaccaataagaattcgaaaatcctttttggccaagacttggataaataaccagtcggtCTCGACGCACTGCTGTTTAtacaaactgaaggtgctccgc encodes the following:
- the LOC126617180 gene encoding LOW QUALITY PROTEIN: B-box zinc finger protein 23-like (The sequence of the model RefSeq protein was modified relative to this genomic sequence to represent the inferred CDS: substituted 2 bases at 2 genomic stop codons) encodes the protein MTFQLFEEDAEREVKRNPSGLGTRLAGNVLAAGMTSARKASDSKDKYPSRDEIRKEIKIQCNVCEVGKANVLXCADEAALFXACDEKVFKANKLMSKHQRVHLSSSHLPKCDICQEQVGYFFCLEDRALLCRKCDVAVHTANSFVSAHCRFLLTGIKVGPEPTQPDSSNGDGVVVGVGASYSTVKSRSGSESGSVSRCETQNPLPVECKATLLDVVGGMSFTGGSAARTVPQCYMDEFLGLSNLDQSFGYVDNGSSKVCAHYSHAINSIYP
- the LOC126616500 gene encoding cell wall / vacuolar inhibitor of fructosidase 1-like, whose product is MKNNSNYPSTKALIFLIQIVCLVVFLPTSHCNRLTVFFPMDANLIAQTCNQTPYPDLCVSTLQSDPRSAKADVKGLGIIMVDAVKAKAREADLLVEELVDKELGNVAASNCRFNYSDIFQLDIPQAVEAFPKGDYKSAELAMTNVVANADSCERGFSGGSPFKEQSQAVHDVAYVAAAIAKVLRS